The following proteins are encoded in a genomic region of Oryctolagus cuniculus chromosome 13, mOryCun1.1, whole genome shotgun sequence:
- the LOC100350428 gene encoding claudin-34 isoform X2, producing the protein MTLLVNSANRQVAGFAISTIGWILFTTSMGLAEWRLWYMDDPLLSPKGFASVGIWRTCIYHHHRDSNQSHRHTKFCHRHTYNDTFLPLSIRVSQHLLLAANLLGLLGKAFIILALRNVYMGIVGTNTLFNPFVASGVLYIITSVCVLTTAFWNYYSIVNVQGIAFPSSFHLPIKLGTQEAGSAILVAALSALLMFLSGLVFCLYKFPLDRNVYPEVSKTRIFW; encoded by the coding sequence ATGACCTTACTTGTCAATAGTGCCAATCGCCAAGTAGCAGGTTTTGCCATTTCCACCATAGGATGGATCCTCTTCACCACTTCCATGGGCCTTGCAGAGTGGCGATTGTGGTACATGGATGACCCCTTGCTCTCCCCCAAAGGATTTGCCAGTGTGGGAATATGGAGAACCTGCATTTACCACCATCACCGCGACTCCAACCAAAGCCACAGACATACCAAATTCTGTCACCGACACACCTACAATGATACCTTCCTCCCTCTCAGTATCCGTGTTTCTCAACACCTCCTGCTGGCTGCCAACCTTCTAGGGCTTCTGGGGAAGGCCTTTATCATCCTTGCACTTAGAAATGTGTACATGGGCATTGTGGGGACGAATACCCTCTTCAACCCATTTGTGGCTTCTGGAGTCCTGTACATAATTACTAGTgtctgtgtcttaaccactgcattcTGGAATTACTACTCCATTGTGAATGTACAAGGCATTGCCTTCCCATCATCTTTCCATCTGCCAATCAAGCTGGGTACTCAGGAAGCTGGGAGTGCCATTCTAGTGGcagctctctctgccctcctcatGTTTTTGAGTGGCTTGGTTTTCTGCCTTTACAAGTTTCCCCTGGACAGGAACGTGTATCCTGAGGTTTCAAAAACACGAATTTTCTGGTAA